In Polaribacter sp. Hel_I_88, the following proteins share a genomic window:
- a CDS encoding type I restriction-modification system subunit M gives MNNQQLKDLEVKLWDSANAMRAHGGLKASDYAVPVLGLIFLKFAENKYSQHEPEILKEYQKDKGTRMERTIQEIALAKCGFYLPDNARYDHLLKLKGNKRAEALRDAMKGIEKYQDAKFQDVLPTEAYFDIEKKKDDILPELLKSFSDIPMDASGDIFGKIYEYFLGKFAMSEGQKGGEFFTPTSVVRFIVEVIEPYKGKIYDPACGSGGMFVQSADFIAHEGHDLNDIYVYGQEYMGETVRLAKMNLLVHNLRGEIIEANSYDSDPYDGFGKFDFVMANPPFNVKSVKESTVKNDERFYKYGLPKNKGKKDDKISDANYLWISLFATSLNKNGRAGFVMPNSASDARNSEYDIRKNIVDSGIVDCMVSMPTNMFLTVTLPATLWFFDKQKVNTDRKDKILFLDARNVYNQIDRAHREWTQENQQNLAAIVRLYRGETNRYLELIDTYIKAADQAENKIAPAKETLVLQIEKVVKSLKKHIEETKESKRTPAKVKALKEADFFNLVENFVRSEPKENEKVLSNLAHPIENTPLDNEAQLEVVEHLQWNVAQHKLESDALKQDVNTLLELYKIADKNLKLSSDKIWSNYDLVKADKNLDEALQLYIEVTELTAYWVTNINWLQTRFPEAKYEDIVGLCKMADKTEYADEQDYSLNAGRYVGVEIEDDNISRKEFVEKLTIQKELLIKLTKAQENKVNSITNSINELINE, from the coding sequence ATGAACAACCAACAATTAAAAGATTTAGAAGTCAAACTTTGGGATTCTGCCAATGCAATGCGTGCGCATGGAGGATTAAAAGCATCAGATTATGCAGTACCTGTTTTAGGTTTAATTTTCTTAAAGTTTGCCGAGAATAAATACAGCCAACACGAACCTGAAATTCTAAAAGAATATCAAAAAGACAAAGGCACTAGAATGGAGCGTACCATTCAAGAAATTGCATTAGCTAAATGTGGTTTTTACTTACCTGATAATGCGAGATATGATCATTTACTCAAATTAAAAGGAAACAAAAGAGCAGAGGCATTGCGTGATGCTATGAAAGGTATTGAGAAATATCAAGATGCAAAGTTTCAAGATGTATTGCCAACAGAAGCTTATTTTGATATAGAAAAGAAGAAGGATGATATTCTACCAGAACTATTAAAATCTTTTTCAGACATTCCAATGGATGCCTCTGGAGATATATTTGGTAAAATTTACGAATACTTCTTGGGTAAATTCGCAATGAGCGAAGGACAAAAAGGAGGCGAGTTCTTTACACCAACTTCTGTAGTCCGTTTTATTGTTGAGGTGATTGAGCCTTACAAAGGTAAAATTTACGATCCTGCTTGTGGTTCTGGTGGTATGTTTGTGCAATCTGCCGATTTTATTGCACACGAAGGGCATGACCTTAATGATATCTATGTTTACGGACAAGAATACATGGGAGAAACTGTGCGTTTGGCAAAAATGAATTTATTGGTACACAATTTAAGGGGTGAAATTATAGAAGCCAATTCGTATGACAGTGATCCTTATGATGGATTCGGAAAGTTCGATTTTGTTATGGCAAATCCACCATTTAATGTAAAGTCTGTAAAAGAAAGTACGGTTAAAAACGATGAACGGTTTTACAAATATGGTTTACCAAAAAACAAGGGCAAGAAAGACGATAAAATAAGTGATGCCAATTACTTATGGATATCCTTATTTGCAACCTCTTTAAACAAAAACGGACGAGCAGGTTTTGTAATGCCTAATTCAGCTTCTGATGCAAGAAACTCAGAATACGACATTCGTAAAAACATAGTAGATTCTGGTATTGTAGATTGTATGGTGAGTATGCCTACCAATATGTTTTTAACGGTAACTTTACCTGCAACTTTATGGTTTTTCGATAAGCAAAAAGTGAATACAGATCGTAAAGACAAAATCTTGTTTTTAGATGCACGTAACGTATATAACCAAATAGACAGAGCGCACAGAGAGTGGACTCAAGAAAACCAACAAAATTTAGCAGCTATTGTACGTTTATACCGTGGTGAAACTAACCGCTATTTAGAGTTAATTGACACCTATATAAAAGCAGCAGACCAAGCTGAAAATAAAATTGCACCTGCAAAGGAAACTTTAGTCTTACAAATTGAAAAGGTAGTTAAAAGCTTGAAAAAGCACATTGAAGAAACTAAAGAAAGCAAACGCACACCTGCTAAAGTAAAAGCCTTAAAAGAAGCTGATTTCTTTAATCTAGTAGAAAACTTTGTAAGAAGTGAACCTAAAGAAAATGAAAAAGTATTAAGCAATCTAGCACACCCAATAGAAAACACACCATTAGATAACGAAGCACAATTGGAAGTGGTAGAACATTTACAATGGAATGTTGCACAACATAAGCTTGAAAGTGATGCTTTAAAACAAGATGTAAACACCCTTTTAGAACTTTATAAAATAGCCGACAAAAACCTAAAGTTATCTTCAGATAAAATTTGGAGTAATTACGATTTGGTGAAAGCTGATAAAAATTTAGATGAAGCATTACAACTATATATAGAAGTTACAGAGTTAACGGCCTATTGGGTAACAAATATCAATTGGTTACAAACCCGTTTTCCAGAAGCAAAATATGAAGACATTGTTGGTTTATGTAAAATGGCTGATAAAACCGAATATGCAGACGAACAGGATTATTCTTTAAACGCTGGACGTTATGTTGGAGTGGAGATTGAAGATGATAATATTTCCAGAAAAGAATTTGTTGAAAAACTTACAATACAAAAAGAGTTATTAATAAAATTAACAAAAGCTCAAGAGAACAAAGTGAATAGTATTACAAATTCTATAAATGAATTAATTAATGAATAA
- a CDS encoding restriction endonuclease subunit S — translation MNNWKSIPLGKIAEFRNGVNFDNSSFGKGLKVINVADFKDRMYPNYSDLGELSSVSKWHEEAYLKEGDIVFVRSNGNKNLIGRSIYIKDLPNDTKVTFSAFCIRLRFLNEVEIDPYFYLYVFKSPLFRALLSQFGNGANINNLNQDILKNIKIPVPKLPTQKKIASILSAYDDLIENNNQRIQLLEEMAAEIYKEWFVRFRFPGYKDATFLDKEGNKVAHGTKGAIPEGWEKRPIKDIVDIISGYAFKTESFEEDGDYGLVTIKNVQNGYFVTKTTDYIKELPKNLKDDIFLKDKDILLSLTGNIGRICLVYGDNYLLNQRVAKLKPKSEDLFEYVYLFFRSDFLRMTLENYSNGAAQQNLSPVDTSELKFITPLDGLLEKFSDITKSFFDEIIILLKKNKILQETRDLLLPRLISGKLSVEELEIEESLNRAAEPQEKYSK, via the coding sequence ATGAATAATTGGAAATCAATCCCTTTAGGAAAAATTGCTGAATTTCGTAATGGAGTAAATTTTGATAATTCATCTTTCGGAAAAGGATTAAAGGTTATTAATGTTGCCGACTTTAAAGATAGAATGTATCCTAATTATTCTGATTTAGGAGAGCTTAGCTCTGTTTCAAAATGGCATGAAGAGGCATACTTAAAAGAGGGAGATATTGTTTTTGTTCGTTCAAATGGAAATAAAAACTTAATAGGTCGATCGATTTATATTAAGGATTTACCAAATGATACTAAAGTAACATTTTCAGCTTTTTGTATAAGATTACGTTTTTTAAATGAGGTTGAAATTGATCCGTATTTTTACTTATATGTTTTTAAAAGCCCTTTGTTTAGAGCTTTACTATCGCAGTTTGGTAATGGAGCAAATATCAATAATCTAAATCAAGATATTTTAAAGAATATTAAAATTCCTGTACCAAAATTACCAACTCAAAAAAAAATAGCCTCAATCCTTTCTGCTTACGATGATTTAATAGAAAACAACAATCAACGCATACAGCTATTGGAAGAAATGGCAGCCGAAATCTACAAAGAGTGGTTTGTCCGGTTTCGTTTTCCTGGATATAAAGATGCTACCTTTTTAGATAAAGAAGGGAATAAAGTTGCTCACGGTACAAAAGGTGCTATTCCTGAGGGATGGGAGAAGAGACCAATTAAAGATATTGTTGATATTATTTCTGGATACGCTTTTAAAACAGAATCTTTTGAAGAAGATGGAGATTATGGTTTGGTAACAATTAAAAATGTTCAGAATGGTTATTTCGTAACTAAAACCACAGACTATATTAAAGAATTACCTAAGAATTTAAAGGATGATATTTTTTTAAAGGACAAAGATATTTTACTTTCTCTTACTGGGAATATTGGTAGAATTTGTTTGGTTTACGGAGATAATTATTTATTAAATCAGCGTGTTGCAAAGTTAAAACCTAAATCGGAAGATTTGTTCGAATATGTGTATTTATTTTTTAGAAGTGATTTCTTAAGAATGACGTTAGAAAATTACTCTAATGGAGCTGCACAACAAAACTTAAGTCCAGTTGATACTTCAGAATTAAAATTTATCACTCCACTAGATGGTTTACTAGAAAAGTTTTCAGATATAACTAAATCATTTTTTGATGAAATAATTATTCTTTTAAAGAAAAACAAAATCCTTCAAGAAACCAGAGATTTATTATTACCACGTTTAATAAGTGGTAAGTTGTCTGTGGAGGAGTTGGAGATAGAAGAAAGTTTAAATAGGGCTGCAGAGCCACAAGAAAAATATAGTAAGTAA
- a CDS encoding DUF3883 domain-containing protein — MQDLLITHIDNTAIKNLIKLRRQEYLQAPLRIVEDYNNENKNIDEYNGRQLLEMIQNANDESDTLKAKKVFIKVDENSLIIANNGNAFSLGGVESLMYSDLSPKTMEENKVGKKGLGFRSILNWSKEIYIASYDLHLKFSEQHAANFLQSVLEEKPEIKETLKRKTKKHIPISVLRCPYIETNPTKKKFANYDTVIELSLKDDETIYESIINQIDADIVPEVLIFLNKLEEVEVQTPEAHFSFSKEFDAEENQITIIKKDFLEPENNQEWLWNILEDKGEIEGLEEAKNYELKIAYNPNEEVTFHKLFSYFRTEIDFPFPVIAHGSFELKSDRNHLTKDENDFNIQLIRKLAKLLVDCALKLTESAVSNYDALKLLIPNEKQQSSLYDEYWGFDTLIKEYIDEVAIFPTIHNGYITLEEAPKFYEIEIDHLIPDACALDFETLLKSTPDQSIHNYMYTTYEDQYYDDEVFTEKINKIVNEGHYSDDQKIAWINILIDDTSYFYSKPKPIFPNLLINKNGEVIKNSLEEVILPPSGKEFNLPGDLKLQFVNKDFTEKLKISIDGDIRDVSKRLQKFDVSEYSMTVVAKKIISSSHSLLLEENTNKTSVISEMHTSLYYIFDSLKEDWNREVFFQNVTSPYLFSRNGELTSANKLYFGEDYEEGYLCEKLLNSIEEDIFVGTLEENGIEDLLNIEQYLKWIGVASSPRRKLVKYQSLPFSPLYVNYTFDHLSFPYSLPNDSKTFPNRRSIGLTRNHQVEVLWFEFMKEIIDSASFEDIIAWLISDDELSNCIVSDKEHNSCVFNLQFDRVHNNRRIETKSIKSYILFYLKNKVFIPIDNGEKSKPSDCISNAGNLSPLVHSPKVNFDADVFYRYNIKPDQIEVLLNRLGVKENFKDLSKEVMYRLLNEHHKYFDENKSSSTALYNAIVEATVNLPKEFNWDFKERNEYLENGFILSTVNGKNEYVSVKEATYVLNPNHSQDLLAKLKVAKVKPRVGNSRILELFGIQPVDYIEFEVKKQILDSTLNTDFQHEFHQLKPLLFVYRHQKNITETQKDKELGSLKQLKIKLCNNCEVEYYINDKKEKLELKTNEYVFEKSSKTYYIKVKNISKSYSDLKQDYRFVETVSDIICGALTVTENRKDFMLIIGQEESKWKEILTREFPEFSMIEKEVMQNFEGALTSNQQFWKSVLKATKYDFKNNILNSEKEIFENLNCKLPYDDFFELYRGINYHELSCYNNYKLVKKLFKSLKIDSKRFNEFSKTDIDFREYYLNLLKGIHNIMSKKYQSLLFSKGYSEEFTSAINEFDSYDFQEIEIPNSLYLDLDKLYQEEFEEAQYSRFFELKDSEITDVEGIYKGNLKKFKKLLKEENIFNNDLLNTMLYDNDFKNKIYFDKLKELEIEYKEQYLNEDVKRSKVKLSSSSQEIDITDYEALLNQIEKNVEDNKLEIEVYSPEKVEKKLDTLRGVGVRQSTNGVKTSIPKSEIGFIGEKYAFEVLKKKFDEVIWKSEYAIRAGLPEGKDGYGYDFECTIDGVTRFVEVKSTTTNNNAFYISKNEVRVGHENNNNYDILLISNLFSENIDFKYLENIFQYQEKDTFFENSSFLVETDGYKIKFK; from the coding sequence ATGCAAGACCTACTCATTACACATATAGATAATACCGCTATTAAAAATTTAATAAAATTAAGGCGTCAAGAATATTTACAAGCGCCTTTGCGTATTGTTGAAGATTATAATAATGAGAATAAAAATATAGATGAGTATAATGGTAGGCAACTACTAGAAATGATACAAAATGCCAATGACGAGAGTGATACGTTAAAGGCTAAGAAAGTATTTATTAAAGTAGACGAAAACAGTTTAATTATTGCCAACAATGGTAATGCCTTTTCTTTAGGCGGTGTAGAGTCGTTAATGTATAGCGATTTAAGCCCTAAAACAATGGAGGAAAACAAGGTTGGTAAAAAAGGGTTGGGTTTTAGATCTATACTTAACTGGTCTAAAGAAATTTATATTGCTAGCTACGATTTGCATTTAAAGTTTTCTGAACAACATGCTGCTAATTTTTTACAAAGCGTTTTAGAAGAGAAGCCTGAAATTAAAGAAACTTTAAAACGTAAAACTAAAAAACACATTCCAATTTCTGTTTTGAGGTGTCCATACATAGAAACCAATCCCACTAAAAAGAAATTTGCAAATTATGATACCGTTATAGAATTGTCTTTAAAAGATGATGAAACTATTTATGAGAGTATCATCAATCAAATAGATGCAGATATTGTACCCGAAGTTCTTATTTTTTTAAACAAGTTAGAAGAAGTTGAGGTACAAACACCTGAAGCTCATTTTAGTTTTTCAAAAGAGTTTGATGCAGAAGAAAATCAAATTACAATTATTAAAAAAGATTTTTTAGAGCCAGAAAATAATCAAGAATGGTTATGGAATATTTTAGAAGATAAAGGAGAAATTGAAGGTTTAGAAGAAGCTAAAAACTACGAATTAAAAATAGCTTACAATCCTAATGAAGAAGTTACTTTTCATAAACTTTTTTCTTATTTTAGAACAGAGATAGATTTCCCTTTTCCTGTAATTGCTCATGGCTCTTTTGAGTTAAAATCTGATAGAAACCATTTAACTAAAGATGAGAACGATTTCAACATTCAATTAATAAGAAAACTAGCAAAATTATTAGTGGATTGCGCTTTAAAATTAACTGAAAGTGCGGTTAGTAATTATGATGCTTTAAAACTTTTAATTCCTAACGAAAAGCAACAATCTTCTTTGTATGATGAATATTGGGGTTTTGATACTTTAATAAAAGAATACATTGATGAAGTAGCTATTTTTCCGACAATACATAATGGTTATATCACTTTAGAAGAAGCTCCTAAATTTTACGAAATAGAGATTGATCATTTAATACCTGATGCATGTGCTTTAGATTTTGAAACGCTTTTAAAATCAACACCAGATCAAAGTATTCATAATTATATGTATACAACTTATGAAGATCAATATTATGATGATGAAGTATTTACAGAAAAAATAAATAAAATTGTTAATGAAGGTCATTATTCTGATGATCAAAAAATAGCTTGGATAAACATTTTAATAGATGATACTAGTTATTTTTATTCAAAACCTAAACCTATTTTTCCAAACTTATTAATTAATAAAAATGGAGAAGTAATAAAAAACAGCTTAGAAGAAGTTATTTTACCTCCAAGTGGTAAAGAGTTTAATTTACCAGGAGATCTTAAATTACAATTTGTAAATAAAGATTTTACAGAAAAATTAAAGATAAGTATTGATGGAGACATAAGAGACGTGTCTAAACGCCTACAAAAATTTGATGTAAGCGAATATTCAATGACAGTTGTTGCTAAAAAAATTATTTCTAGTTCTCATTCTTTATTGTTAGAAGAGAACACCAATAAGACTTCGGTTATATCGGAAATGCATACATCCTTATATTATATTTTTGATAGTTTAAAAGAAGACTGGAATCGTGAAGTGTTCTTTCAGAATGTAACTTCTCCATATTTGTTTTCAAGAAATGGCGAATTAACTTCTGCAAATAAGCTTTATTTTGGAGAGGATTATGAAGAAGGGTATTTATGTGAAAAACTTTTAAATTCAATAGAGGAAGATATTTTTGTTGGAACTTTAGAAGAAAATGGTATTGAGGATTTACTCAACATTGAACAGTATTTAAAATGGATTGGTGTTGCCAGTTCACCAAGAAGAAAATTAGTAAAATATCAAAGTTTACCATTTAGTCCGTTATATGTGAACTATACTTTTGATCATTTAAGTTTTCCATACTCGCTACCAAATGATTCTAAAACTTTCCCTAATCGCAGGAGTATAGGATTAACTCGAAATCATCAGGTAGAGGTTTTATGGTTTGAATTCATGAAAGAAATTATAGATAGTGCTTCTTTTGAGGATATAATTGCTTGGTTAATCTCTGACGATGAATTAAGTAACTGTATTGTCTCAGATAAAGAACACAATTCCTGTGTCTTTAATTTGCAGTTTGATAGAGTTCACAATAATAGAAGGATAGAAACTAAAAGCATTAAGTCTTATATTTTGTTCTATCTTAAAAATAAAGTCTTTATTCCAATAGATAACGGAGAAAAATCTAAACCATCAGATTGCATATCAAATGCAGGTAATTTATCACCATTGGTGCATTCCCCTAAAGTAAATTTTGATGCGGATGTGTTTTATAGATATAATATTAAACCAGATCAAATTGAGGTTTTACTAAATAGATTAGGTGTTAAAGAAAACTTTAAAGATTTGTCAAAGGAAGTAATGTATCGTCTTTTAAATGAACACCATAAATATTTTGATGAAAATAAAAGCTCTTCAACCGCGCTTTATAACGCTATTGTAGAGGCTACCGTAAATTTACCAAAAGAATTTAATTGGGATTTTAAAGAGCGTAACGAATATTTAGAAAATGGTTTCATTTTAAGTACTGTTAATGGTAAAAATGAATATGTATCAGTAAAAGAAGCTACATATGTATTGAATCCTAATCATAGTCAAGATTTATTAGCGAAACTAAAAGTAGCCAAAGTGAAGCCAAGAGTTGGTAATTCTCGTATTTTAGAATTATTTGGAATACAGCCAGTAGATTATATAGAATTTGAAGTTAAGAAGCAAATTTTAGATAGCACGTTAAATACAGATTTTCAACATGAGTTTCACCAATTAAAACCATTATTATTTGTTTACAGACATCAAAAGAATATAACAGAAACTCAAAAAGATAAAGAGTTAGGTAGTTTAAAGCAATTAAAAATAAAACTTTGTAATAATTGTGAAGTTGAATATTATATTAATGATAAAAAGGAAAAATTAGAGCTAAAAACAAATGAATATGTATTTGAAAAAAGTTCAAAAACATATTATATTAAAGTAAAAAATATTTCAAAATCTTATTCAGATTTAAAACAAGATTATCGCTTTGTAGAAACAGTTTCAGATATTATTTGTGGTGCCTTAACAGTTACAGAAAACAGAAAAGATTTTATGTTAATTATAGGGCAAGAAGAATCTAAATGGAAAGAAATTTTGACAAGAGAATTCCCAGAATTCTCAATGATAGAGAAAGAAGTAATGCAAAACTTCGAAGGAGCCTTAACTTCAAATCAACAGTTTTGGAAGAGTGTTTTAAAGGCTACTAAATATGATTTTAAAAATAATATTTTAAATAGTGAGAAAGAAATATTCGAAAATTTAAATTGTAAGCTACCATATGATGATTTTTTTGAATTATACAGAGGTATAAATTATCATGAATTATCTTGTTACAATAACTATAAACTTGTAAAAAAGCTTTTTAAAAGTTTAAAAATAGATAGTAAACGTTTTAATGAATTTTCAAAAACAGATATAGATTTTAGAGAGTATTACCTAAACTTGCTAAAAGGTATTCATAATATAATGTCTAAAAAATATCAATCCTTATTGTTTTCTAAGGGATATTCTGAAGAATTTACAAGTGCTATAAATGAATTTGATTCTTATGATTTTCAAGAAATAGAGATTCCAAATTCATTATATTTAGATTTAGATAAATTATATCAAGAAGAATTTGAAGAAGCTCAATATTCACGTTTTTTCGAATTGAAAGATTCCGAAATAACAGATGTAGAAGGTATTTATAAGGGTAACTTAAAGAAATTCAAAAAACTACTTAAAGAAGAAAATATTTTTAATAATGATTTATTAAATACGATGTTATATGATAATGATTTTAAAAATAAGATCTATTTTGATAAGCTTAAAGAACTAGAAATAGAGTATAAAGAACAATATTTAAATGAAGACGTTAAAAGAAGTAAAGTTAAATTATCATCTTCAAGTCAGGAAATAGATATTACTGATTATGAAGCCCTATTAAATCAAATAGAAAAGAATGTAGAAGATAATAAATTGGAGATAGAAGTATATTCACCTGAAAAAGTAGAGAAAAAATTGGATACTTTAAGAGGTGTTGGTGTTAGACAATCTACAAATGGAGTTAAAACTTCAATTCCTAAATCTGAAATTGGTTTTATTGGTGAGAAATATGCTTTTGAAGTTTTAAAGAAAAAATTTGATGAAGTTATCTGGAAATCTGAATACGCAATTAGAGCTGGTTTACCAGAAGGGAAAGACGGTTATGGTTATGATTTTGAATGTACTATAGATGGTGTAACAAGATTTGTTGAGGTAAAAAGTACAACTACCAATAACAATGCTTTTTATATTAGTAAAAATGAAGTAAGAGTTGGTCATGAAAATAATAATAATTATGATATTCTATTAATCAGTAATTTATTTTCAGAAAACATTGATTTTAAATATTTAGAAAATATTTTTCAATATCAAGAAAAAGATACCTTTTTTGAAAACAGTAGTTTTTTAGTTGAAACAGATGGGTATAAAATTAAATTTAAATAA